One Oncorhynchus clarkii lewisi isolate Uvic-CL-2024 chromosome 31, UVic_Ocla_1.0, whole genome shotgun sequence DNA segment encodes these proteins:
- the LOC139390582 gene encoding protein RD3-like isoform X1: MCAYEMFPWSAVFSLEPKVPGQRTAEELVTNTLMLELGAMVKRTERIRLERVTQEGRRRRSSSSADYRWLATAPTHQPYELTPRDLIELQDLCARVPPSQCGPVIVRFRNLVTKTETEVYEVARLFRTVLRDCVEGEEEDEEMRMRSAGWDKQRSKSLSFVTFRSKFRPAPFRGGGLGGSRANLQEESSWYEEEEHKGAANVARAARKGRSMSMPDITPIEQSALG, encoded by the exons ATGTGTGCTTATGAG ATGTTCCCCTGGTCAGCAGTGTTTTCTCTGGAGCCGAAGGTGCCTGGACAGCGTACGGCAGAAGaactagtcaccaacactctgATGCTGGAGTTGGGTGCCATGGTGAAGCGCACCGAACGTATCCGCCTGGAGAGGGTGACACAAGAGGGCCGGCGCCGACGCAGCTCCTCCTCTGCTGACTATAGATGGCTGGCCACTGCCCCCACCCACCAACCCTACGAGCTGACCCCCCGAGATCTGATAGAACTGCAGGACCTGTGTGCCAGGGTGCCACCATCTCAGTGTGGCCCTGTCATTGTCAG GTTCAGGAATCTGgtgacaaagacagagacagaagttTACGAGGTGGCTCGTCTGTTCCGCACTGTTCTACGTGACTgtgtggagggagaagaggaggacgaggagatgAGGATGAGGTCAGCCGGCTGGGACAAACAACGCAGCAAGAGCCTCTCCTTTGTAACCTTCCGCTCCAAGTTCCGCCCCGCACCCTTCAGGGGCGGGGGCCTGGGCGGGTCGCGCGCCAACCTGCAGGAGGAGTCAAGCTGGTACGAGGAAGAGGAGCATAAGGGAGCAGCGAATGTGGCGAGAGCGGCCAGGAAGGGGAGGAGCATGAGCATGCCTGATATCACCCCCATCGAACAGAGTGCACttggctga
- the LOC139390582 gene encoding protein RD3-like isoform X2, with the protein MFPWSAVFSLEPKVPGQRTAEELVTNTLMLELGAMVKRTERIRLERVTQEGRRRRSSSSADYRWLATAPTHQPYELTPRDLIELQDLCARVPPSQCGPVIVRFRNLVTKTETEVYEVARLFRTVLRDCVEGEEEDEEMRMRSAGWDKQRSKSLSFVTFRSKFRPAPFRGGGLGGSRANLQEESSWYEEEEHKGAANVARAARKGRSMSMPDITPIEQSALG; encoded by the exons ATGTTCCCCTGGTCAGCAGTGTTTTCTCTGGAGCCGAAGGTGCCTGGACAGCGTACGGCAGAAGaactagtcaccaacactctgATGCTGGAGTTGGGTGCCATGGTGAAGCGCACCGAACGTATCCGCCTGGAGAGGGTGACACAAGAGGGCCGGCGCCGACGCAGCTCCTCCTCTGCTGACTATAGATGGCTGGCCACTGCCCCCACCCACCAACCCTACGAGCTGACCCCCCGAGATCTGATAGAACTGCAGGACCTGTGTGCCAGGGTGCCACCATCTCAGTGTGGCCCTGTCATTGTCAG GTTCAGGAATCTGgtgacaaagacagagacagaagttTACGAGGTGGCTCGTCTGTTCCGCACTGTTCTACGTGACTgtgtggagggagaagaggaggacgaggagatgAGGATGAGGTCAGCCGGCTGGGACAAACAACGCAGCAAGAGCCTCTCCTTTGTAACCTTCCGCTCCAAGTTCCGCCCCGCACCCTTCAGGGGCGGGGGCCTGGGCGGGTCGCGCGCCAACCTGCAGGAGGAGTCAAGCTGGTACGAGGAAGAGGAGCATAAGGGAGCAGCGAATGTGGCGAGAGCGGCCAGGAAGGGGAGGAGCATGAGCATGCCTGATATCACCCCCATCGAACAGAGTGCACttggctga